A region from the Dendropsophus ebraccatus isolate aDenEbr1 chromosome 1, aDenEbr1.pat, whole genome shotgun sequence genome encodes:
- the LOC138784421 gene encoding uncharacterized protein → MMHSQEYSLMVHGLTLSECRKFHNAPFAWIMIAAQSKCQAGEQSGGTNPEPRTYMTFSEKDSLEMLYVETKVVSHKSTVSGIFNINIIFTCKCESRPICVAPGICWTSDNHCIYQPRNVRVREGDTVTIPCSYTYPEDLKGKSQIVIQWGEHDRPYCSNIRTYIADIDGNILEKYKERMSTVTHPDKRTASLIIRGWKPSDGTAFCCTATIYRTDNKPFTWSDTYGTNLTFEDGRSVYQVEELMAVPGEELIIPCYYPLKTLGEAQQVTWYTGDTEQCEYNKNIKIYSWNPTHPGGEDPYSLVNFPEDVSLSMHHVQGYHRFCCYVITRTETILSKSGTELIIADPPSSSSPFNVTQPNNMTGHRGESVTLSCSYTSYLESDVLGTTIYWRLGNLSGPYVYHPYKEMVHPGYRGRTEITGAADLHIQGLQRSDDAMYYCFVVIRVCTGNDKYKKPIQYGGGTRLTVTDSHNVSRDKRLVVIASISGAVLLVLLCLILVILNITVSSFKEKGLSGKKDLSDRERSRVIMCGQLGASPELMVSFVKRRISTFPFEETLYYEIPEKWFPMALVGNVYSKVYSNMCSKCIYVEKYKEKVI, encoded by the exons ATGATGCACTCGCAAGAGTATTCCCTGATGGTCCATGGCCTGACTCTTTCAGAATGTCGGAAATTCCACAATGCGCCCTTTGCCTGG ATaatgatagctgcacagtccaAGTGCCAAGCAGGAGAGCAATCTGGAGGAACTAACCCAGAGCCCAGAACCTACATGACCTTCAGTGAAAAGGACTCCCTAGAGATGCTGTATGTAGAGACG AAAGTTGTTTCCCATAAGTCTACAGTATCTGGAATATTTAATATAAACATAATTTTTACCTGCAAATGTGAGAGTCGTCCCATATGTGTCGCTCCAG GGATTTGTTGGACATCAGATAATCACTGTATTTACCAACCAAGAAACGTCCGTGTGAGGGAAGGAGATACAGTCACCATCCCCTGTTCTTACACCTATCCTGAGGACCTTAAAGGGAAATCACAGATTGTAATACAATGGGGAGAGCATGACAGGCCATACTGCTCTAACATCAGGACATACATCGCAGACATTGATGGGAATATTCTAGAAAAGTATAAGGAGCGGATGTCTACAGTCACCCATCCTGATAAGCGGACAGCGTCTCTCATAATCCGAGGATGGAAACCTTCAGATGGGACCGCATTCTGCTGTACAGCAACTATATATAGGACTGACAATAAACCATTCACCTGGAGCGACACATATGGGACGAATCTGACATTCGAAG ATGGAAGGTCAGTATATCAGGTGGAGGAGCTGATGGCCGTCCCAGGAGAAGAGCTGATCATCCCCTGTTACTACCCACTGAAGACCCTGGGGGAGGCCCAACAAGTCACCTGGTATACTGGAGATACTGAACAATGTGAATATAATAAGAATATCAAGATTTACAGCTGGAACCCAACTCACCCAGGAGGTGAAGATCCCTATTCACTGGTGAACTTCCCTGAGGATGTCTCTCTGAGTATGCACCACGTACAGGGATACCACCGTTTTTGCTGCTATGTGATCACCAGGACTGAAACAATACTAAGCAAATCTGGTACAGAACTGATCATCGCAG atcccccatcctcctcctcaccattcAATGTTACCCAGCCAAATAACATGACAGGACATAGAGGAGAGTCTGTGACACTAAGCTGCTCCTACACCTCATATCTGGAGAGCGATGTCCTGGGGACTACTATATACTGGAGACTGGGCAACCTAAGCGGCCCTTATGTCTACCACCCCTACAAAGAGATGGTTCATCCCGGTTATAGAGGAAGAACGGAGATAACGGGAGCGGCAGATCTGCACATACAGGGGCTGCAGAGATCAGATGACGCCATGTATTACTGCTTTGTGGTGATCAGAGTCTGTACAGGGAATGACAAATATAAAAAACCAATCCAGTATGGAGGAGGAACCCGACTCACTGTGACAG ACTCTCATAATGTATCTCGTGATAAGAGACTTGTGGTCATTGCCTCCATCTCTGGTGCCGTCCTCTTGGTTCTCCTGTGTTTGATCTTGGTCATCCTGAATATAACAG tCAGTTCTTTTAAGGAAAAAGGATTAAGTGGTAAGAAAGACCTGAGTGACCGTGAGAGAAGCCGAGTAATAATGTGTGGACAACTTGGAGCATCTCCAGAACTCATG GTGTCATTTGTAAAACGAAGAATCT CGACATTTCCATTTGAAGAAACGCTGTATTATGAGATCCCTGAAAAG TGGTTTCCCATGGCATTGGTGGGCAATGTGTACTCAAAGGTCTACTCAAATATGTGCTCAAAGTGCATTTATGTAGAGAAATATAAGGAGAAAGTGATTTAA